From Toxorhynchites rutilus septentrionalis strain SRP chromosome 2, ASM2978413v1, whole genome shotgun sequence, a single genomic window includes:
- the LOC129766552 gene encoding uncharacterized protein K02A2.6-like, which translates to MSGWHISSLEAALPGVDELDAAPPDRCWYILKVVIGSTVETVKNVDNGTNGSTDECQTLMCENARAAMLQQVTRQNDDSDDFVSYSCKVNKACWNFKLGDLTEEQFKTLIFVCGLKSPKDSDIRMRLITKLNDMADITLEKVVEECQNMVNLKKDTSLVEKLSASVAVHAVHQQGSSRFKRKQQKPKHEFKQQTFGSGFSNEQPKTPCWPCGGMHFSKDCQFREHQCRDCKKKGHKEGYCACFSKKSANVKKNVGATMKEVNIVSVKNISQGRKFAEVRMNHVPTRLQIVSESDITIISEQLWNQIGQPPGVQPSCRAKTASGEPLDLILEFWCDAEIGGISKRGLCRVHILRKVSGSSSNGIQALQSQFPKVFTSNLGLCIKTRVRLTLKGNPKPIFRPKRPVAYSMQNAVEDEIQRLQNLGIPVPVDHSDWAAPIVVVRKPNSTVRICADFSTGLNNALEPNQYPLPLHEDIFTKMAGCRWYSHIDLSDAYLQVEFDPRDQYLLTINTHKGLFRYTRITPGIKSAPGAFQQLVDTMIGGLAGTCGYLDDILVGGRTEEEHDNNLKQVLRRLEEYGFTVRIEKCSFRMPEVKYLGQILDGNGINPDPNKTSAIAIMLAPHDIPSLRSYLGAVNYYGKYVPEMRKLRYPMDQLLKAGVKWEWSDACQRSFDRFRDILQSPLALAHYNPKLGLIVSADASQHGIGARIAHQFPDETVKAISYATRSLTPAESNYSQIEKEGLALIFAVTRFHRMIFGRKFTLETDHKPLLAIFGSRKGIPVYTANRLQRWALTLLLFDFNIQYVKTESFGYADILSRLINTHVRPNEEYVIASIELGDCMQNIIKQFLEDFPVTFKMVQNETQSDSILKQLQQYYQRKDSLSVVSNCVLYGERSVFPSKFRIRVLRQLHKGHPGVERMRSVARNYVYWPGIDEQITLLVRSCTECAKAAKTSSKVNLESWPSPQKPWQRVHADYAGPVDDFYYLIMVDAFSKWPERNCHGMPETLVTDNGRQFVSEDFERYCEQNGILHLKTPPYHPQSNGLAERFVDTFKRTLKKITSGGEALREAIATFLLCYRSTPCRSAPQGKSPGELLLSRPLRTSLILLRPPTPFHKVADPKQNAQFNKKHGAKPMNYDFKELVWAKVHRNNTWSWEPGQVLERVGRVLYNVWLQSKQNLIRTHCNQLRRRYICEQTELTEQQQPALIPLNLLLDSCGLLPVAVDAAAPEPDPESQPSSFESQPLESPEPRTIIRNPSLISSRATPQLEPVQPRQSSRPRRKPVRYDPYYLY; encoded by the exons atgagcggatggcacatctctagtctCGAAGCTGCATTACCGGgtgtagacgaactggatgctgctcCTCCCGATAGATGCTGGTACATCCTGAAAGTAGTAATTGGTAGCACAGTAGAGACCGTCAAAAATGTGGACAATGGAACGAATGGTTCGACCGACGAGTGCCAAACGCTTATGTGCGAGAACGCACGCGCAGCAATGCTGCAACAAGTGACTCGACAAAAC GACGATTCGGACGATTTTGTTTCATACTCCTGCAAAGTGAACAAAGCGTGTTGGAACTTCAAGCTGGGTGATTTGACGGAAGAGCAGTTCAAAACGCTCATCTTTGTGTGTGGACTGAAATCACCGAAAGATTCCGACATTCGCATGCGTCTGATCACCAAGCTGAATGACATGGCGGACATAACCTTGGAAAAAGTCGTTGAAGAGTGTCAGAACATGGTTAACCTCAAAAAGGACACCAGCCTCGTGGAAAAACTTTCTGCGTCGGTAGCAGTACATGCGGTTCATCAGCAGGGCAGCTCGAGGTTCAAACGGAAGCAGCAAAAACCCAAGCACGAGTTCAAACAGCAGACGTTCGGTAGTGGATTTAGCAACGAGCAGCCTAAAACACCATGTTGGCCATGCGGGGGCATGCATTTCTCGAAGGATTGTCAGTTTCGGGAACATCAGTGCCGTGACTGCAAGAAAAAGGGACATAAGGAAGGATACTGCGCCTGCTTCTCTAAGAAATCAGCCAACGTCAAGAAGAATGTAGGAGCGACCATGAAGGAAGTGAATATCGTTTCCGTCAAAAATATCAGCCAGGGGAGGAAGTTTGCCGAGGTCCGGATGAATCATGTTCCGACACGACTACAGATCGTCTCAGAGTCGGATATTACTATCATATCCGAGCAACTTTGGAACCAGATTGGTCAGCCTCCGGGAGTGCAACCCTCCTGCAGAGCTAAAACCGCTTCTGGAGAACCCCTGGACCTTATATTGGAGTTCTGGTGTGACGCGGAAATTGGCGGCATTTCGAAACGAGGTTTGTGCCGTGTA CACATTCTGCGCAAAGTCAGCGGTTCATCATCAAATGGCATTCAGGCGCTGCAATCACAGTTCCCCAAGGTGTTCACCAGCAACTTGGGTCTATGCATCAAAACAAGAGTTCGGCTCACACTGAAAGGGAACCCAAAACCAATTTTCCGTCCTAAACGTCCCGTGGCATACAGTATGCAGAATGCTGTGGAAGACGAAATTCAGCGTCTACAGAACCTGGGCATCCCCGTTCCTGTCGACCATTCTGACTGGGCAGCACCAATCGTGGTTGTGCGCAAACCAAATAGCACCGTCCGCATTTGTGCTGACTTCTCCACCGGGCTCAACAACGCTTTAGAGCCGAACCAGTATCCATTACCACTACATGAGGACATTTTCACGAAAATGGCAGGCTGCAGGTGGTATAGCCACATTGATTTGTCGGACGCATACCTCCAGGTGGAATTCGATCCCAGAGACCAGTATTTACTGACCATCAACACGCATAAGGGATTGTTTCGCTACACCCGTATCACCCCGGGCATCAAGTCAGCGCCGGGGGCATTTCAACAGTTGGTGGACACAATGATTGGTGGTCTCGCTGGCACGTGTGGTTATTTAGATGACATTTTGGTCGGTGGTCGCACTGAAGAGGAACACGACAACAACCTAAAACAAGTGCTCCGCCGTCTTGAAGAGTACGGATTTACCGTCAGGATAGAAAAATGCAGTTTTCGGATGCCTGAAGTGAAGTACCTCGGACAGATTTTGGATGGGAATGGAATCAATCCGGATCCCAACAAAACATCGGCTATCGCAATCATGCTAGCTCCTCACGACATCCCTTCGTTACGTTCGTATCTTGGTGCCGTTAATTATTACGGAAAGTATGTTCCGGAGATGCGCAAACTACGGTACCCGATGGACCAACTACTGAAAGCTGGCGTGAAATGGGAATGGTCAGATGCATGTCAGCGCTCGTTCGATCGATTCCGTGACATTCTGCAGTCTCCGCTAGCACTTGCCCACTACAATCCAAAACTGGGTCTTATAGTTTCGGCAGACGCTTCACAGCACGGTATTGGCGCTCGCATTGCTCATCAGTTCCCGGACGAAACAGTTAAAGCGATTTCCTATGCTACTCGCAGTCTCACACCAGCAGAGTCCAACTATAGCCAAATCGAGAAGGAGGGTCTCGCACTCATCTTCGCCGTAACTCGTTTTCATCGGATGATTTTTGGTAGAAAATTCACACTTGAAACCGATCATAAACCGTTATTGGCCATCTTTGGCAGCAGAAAAGGAATCCCGGTGTACACCGCGAACAGACTACAGCGTTGGGCACTTACACTGTTGCTGTTTGATTTCAATATCCAGTACGTCAAAACGGAGAGTTTCGGGTACGCAGATATTCTATCTAGGCTGATCAACACCCATGTTCGGCCGAATGAAGAATACGTCATTGCATCGATCGAGTTGGGGGACTGCATGCAGAACATAATCAAGCAGTTCCTGGAAGATTTCCCCGTCACCTTTAAGATGGTCCAAAATGAAACGCAGTCGGATTCAATTCTCAAACAG CTGCAACAATACTACCAGCGTAAAGACAGTCTTTCAGTGGTTTCCAACTGCGTGTTGTACGGAGAACGTTCAGTTTTTCCATCCAAATTTCGGATCCGTGTTCTCCGTCAACTCCACAAAGGACACCCCGGCGTGGAGCGTATGAGGTCGGTGGCACGTAACTATGTCTATTGGCCTGGCATCGACGAGCAGATCACGCTGCTCGTTCGTTCATGCACCGAATGCGCTAAGGCAGCGAAAACCAGCAGTAAAGTAAATCTGGAGAGTTGGCCTTCACCGCAAAAACCATGGCAACGTGTACATGCAGATTATGCTGGACCTGTGGACGACTTCTACTACCTTATCATGGTGGATGCATTCAGCAAATGGCCTGAG AGAAATTGCCACGGTATGCCAGAGACGCTGGTAACTGACAATGGTCGTCAGTTTGTCAGCGAGGATTTCGAGCGCTATTGTGAGCAGAACGGCATACTCCATCTGAAGACACCGCCATATCACCCACAATCCAACGGGCTTGCTGAACGCTTCGTAGACACGTTTAAGAGGacgctgaaaaaaatcacatcgggGGGAGAGGCCCTCCGCGAAGCAATAGCAACCTTTTTGCTTTGTTATCGCTCTACACCGTGTCGAAGCGCACCCCAGGGAAAATCACCAGGCGAGCTGCTACTGAGTCGGCCACTCCGAACTTCATTGATTCTGTTGAGGCCACCCACACCATTCCACAAAGTTGCAGATCCCAAGCAGAACGCTCAGTTTAACAAAAAACATGGTGCAAAACCGATGAATTACGACTTCAAAGAACTTGTCTGGGCAAAAGTACATCGCAATAACACTTGGTCTTGGGAACCAGGACAAGTATTGGAAAGAGTCGGTCGAGTGCTATACAACGTCTGGCTACAGAGTAAACAGAATCTCATTAGGACTCACTGCAACCAACTACGTAGGCGATATATATGTGAACAAACCGAGttgactgagcagcagcagcCAGCGTTAATCCCACTCAACCTTCTTCTGGACTCGTGTGGGCTTTTACCAGTAGCAGTTGATGCAGCTGCACCGGAGCCTGATCCAGAGTCACAACCATCATCATTCGAGAGTCAGCCTCTCGAATCTCCCGAACCTAGGACAATTATCCGAAATCCTTCCCTCATCTCATCAAGAGCTACTCCTCAGCTAGAACCAGTTCAGCCTCGCCAATCTTCACGACCCAGAAGAAAGCCGGTGAGGTATGACCCGTATTACCTTTACTAA